GTGGTCTTATTGACTTTATTATGCAAAATTTATCAAATAATGTAAACAACTTTATCGTTTTTTCGAAAATTTAAGACAGGAATTGTCAAATTATTTACTAACGCTCGATAAAATATTCATTGATTAAAAATGACATTCTTAGCAATTTTTCTTTTTCCGATAGCTGTTCGGAAAATGTTAGCACAGGTGTATTTGGCTCTGGAAAAAAACTACTCCACTCGAGTGGCATCCATCCCCTTCGCAACCTACCTACCTGATTCGCACCATTATCATAAATACGCTCATCCATATAAAAGGCAGACCCTTCAATCGCACCAATAAATTTTCCAGTGGCATCTTGAAGCTCTTTTTTGCCCTTTTTTGTTTTTTCAAAATAGCCCAAAAACGAGTTTTTTTCATTAAAGGCTTCTATTTTTTTCCCTTTTATTTTATAAAACGCTAAAATTTCATCAGCATCATTATAAAGGGCATATATTTTTATTCGGTTAAAAAGTGTAATTCTCTTACCGCAGTATTTTTTAAGTTCCCCCGCTAGATGCCCGTCTGGAAAGTATAGCAACACCCTAGGGAATTGAGTGTTTAAAAATACAACTAATAAATGTCTAGCTTCAAATAGTGTTTGGTAAAGTTCTCTAGAGGAAGTTATATTCCTTTCTATTGAAAAAGACTGATTTAAGCGAAAAAGATAGACTTGAAAACTAATTAGGCTATAAAAAAGAAAAGGGATCGTTAGTAACATGATTTCTTTGTTGTGGAAAAAAGAAAGATTCCCCACAACAATTAAGATTGCTGGAAATAACGCTAATATACTATCATTTAAGCTCAACCTAGCAGTATTATGGTAATACTCATGTATTTTCATAAATAAAAACTCCCTATCAGTTTCCTCTTAATTAAGTCTATTAATAAAAGTCATAAAAAATGATAGGAGATTTTTTCTAGAAAAAAAGAAAAAACCCGCATTATGAAGCGAGTTCCTTTCTCCTAAATATCGAAAAACTTATGATAAGCAAAATAACAATACAGATTAAAGCTATAAGGACCGTTGGTAAAATATCTTCAGATAGATCCCCCGTCATGAGAAGTTTATTCGCGTAATCTATCAATTGTACTGGGCTCCATTTAAGCCAATTGGAAAATGAGCTACTGATTAGACTTACAACTATCACTACAGCAAGCGAGAGAAACGCGGCCATACCAGGATTAAGAAGGGATGCACTAAAAAAGATTACTAAAGTGAGAACTACTGTGAACCAAAGTCCATAATAAAAGAAGGATTGAAAAAGGTCTGCAATTGGAATCCATTCGAACAGAATTCCTGTATAGTACCAGGTTGAGAAATACCCTACCAAGAATGAGCTCAACATTAAAAGCAAGCTCCCAGCCCATTTTGCCGTAACAAATGAAGAATAGGAAACTGGCTTTACCAGGATCATCGCTGCTACACCACTTTTTCGTTCTCCTGCAAGTATCCCCATAGTTGTTAAAACAATGATTAAGACCCCAATTGTCGTATATTGACTTAGACCTTGCACCAAAACTTCAGCACTTGAGGGGGTTGGAATTTTGATAACCGCTCCTTTAGGTAGACCACCCAATGAGTCAATAATTTGTGGTAGATAGTAGCTTGATAGTGGTTCTTTTACCCCAAGCAAAATAAATGTGATTGGGACCCATATCCATTTGAAATTTCTCCACATTTCAACAAGTTCTTTTTGAAAAAGGGTTTTCCACTGGCTCATTTACCCACCACCTTCATAAAAACATCTTCAAGTGTCATACTGCTAATTTCGAATTTAACAAGCGGCCAATTATTTTCGATCATTTTCTTGATGAACTTTTGTCTTGCACACTCAATATTATTTACAGAAATGGTAACCTTTCTCCCTTCAACACAAATGGAATTAACTAAATCATCACCCTCAAACATACGTGCATACTCGTCAGCATTATTTTGAAAAGTAAAATCGATATTTGATTGTTGATGCCGCGTGAGAAGCTCTTCCATCGTTCCTGATTCGACAATTAGACCGTTATGGAGAAATAGAATTTTGTCACAAATCTCTTGGGCATCGTTTAAAATATGGGTTGAAAAAAGAATCGTTGTTTCCTTTTTCAATTCTTCAAGTAATTGCAGTACTTCTCTTCTTCCAAATGGATCTAACGCAGAAACAGGTTCATCCAACATAAGCAGTTGTGGGCGATGGATGAGTGCCTGAGCAATTCCAAGCCTTTGTTTCATCCCTCCTGAATATTTACCAATACGCTGATTTTTCGCTTCCAATATGCCGACAACTTGAAGGAGCTCCAAAGAACGTTCCTTTACCATTTCTCTGTTTAAGCCTGCAAGCTTTCCGACGTATTCCAAAAATTCAATGCCGCTCATCCAATTATAATAGACTGGAAATTGAGGAAGATATCCAATTAAGTGACGGACATCCTCACCTTTTTTCATATCTGCAAAGGTATAAGTACCTTCTGTTGGCTTCATTAACCCTGATAGGATTCTTAAGGTTGTTGTTTTCCCAGCTCCATTTGGTCCTAACAGTGCTGTGCACTTACCTTTCTCTAAACTGAAATTAAGATCTTTGATTACATGTGTCCCTTTAAAACTTTTTTTTAACCCTTTGATTTCTATAAGAGTCATTAATTATTTCTCCTTCCAATCACAAAATAAAGGATTGGGCCTATAATATTAACAAATAAAATAATCACTACCCACAACCATTTTGGGCCGTTGGTCCGTTCTATCCGAATTAAGTCCACAAGTGAAACAACTAATAAAATTAGCTGAATAATGATTACTGGTGCAAGTAAAGCCCAATTTAAATTTACGAGTACATCCATGCTAAGTCCCCCTTATTTTTGTTCTTCAACTATATTACGAAGGGGCAATAAAAACGTTCAAAACCCGGTAAAAAATTTTTACCGGGCTGACAAAAACTTATTTATTTGATAAACCTAATAATCCAGGGAATCCGGTATTCATTCCCTTCATAAGCCTTAACAGCTGCAACAATCGTGAACACAAATGCTAAAATCCCAAGAATCCACAAGCCGATAAACCCTATCACAACAATCGTCAAAATCAAACTAATGATCGTATAAATTGAATAAGAAATTAGAAAGTTGAAGTATTCCTTTCCATGGTATTCAATAAATGTTGATTCCTTCCTCTTTAAAAGCCAAATTATTAACGGTCCCAATATAGGCGCAAAAAGACTGACTGCATAAATTGCCGCTCCTAGCAATCTTTCTTCACTATTTATCATTTCCGATTCCTCCAAAATTTTTAAATATAACTTAACATCTTTACGCAAAACTTTTGAAAAAGTTTCATGTTTTCAAGGTTTATTCATTTTTCAATTATAATATTTTTCTGTTAAACTAAAGAAAATATCACAATGAAAGGTTTTACTATGACTAAAACTTTATTAAAAAATGCCACAGTTTATCCTATCACATCTAAACCGATCTTCCGTTCGGATGTGTTAGTTGAGGATGGAAAGATCATTAAAGTTGGAACGAACCTTACGACAGATACAGATGTCAAAATTATTGATTGTGGAGAGCTTTTTCTTCTGCCTGGTTTTATTGATGTCCATACACATCTTGGCCTATATGATGAAGGAACAGGCTGGGCTGGTAATGATGCAAATGAAACTGCTGAGGCGCTTACCCCACATATTAGAGCTATCGATGGGGCCTACCCATTGGATCCAGCATTTGGTGATGCTCTTAGAAGCGGAATTACCACAGTCCATATCATGCCTGGAAGTGCAAATGTCATTGGTGGAACCACTTCTGTTATTAAGACAACTGGGAAAAATATCAAAAAGATGATTGTACAAGAAATTGCCGGTCTGAAAATTGCCTTAGGAGAAAACCCTAAGAGAATTCATAGCCATGGAAATAATGATTCCATCACAAGGATGGGTATTATGGGTATGTTACGTGAGGCCTTCTACCAAGCGATACATACTGATAATCCAGATGATTTGAGGGTAGCTCCACTGGTTATGGCTTTAAAAAGGGAAATTCCAGTCAGAATTCATGCACATCGGGCAGATGATATTATAACAGCGATCCGATTTGCAGAAGAATTTCAGCTTGATTTACGTATTGAGCACTGTACCGAGGGACATTTAGTTGCTAGTGAATTAGCAAATTTAGGGTTAAAGGTTGCTGTAGGTCCTACGTTGACCAGAAAATCAAAGGTTGAATTAAAGAACAAAACGTGGAAGACCTATCAGGAACTTTCCCGCCATGGCGTGGAAGTTTCGATTGTAACAGATCACCCATATACTCCGATTCAATTTTTGAATATTTGTGCTGGAATTGCCGTTCGAGAAGGTTTACCGGAACAAAAAGCACTCGAAGGGATTACTATCCTTCCAGCAAAAAATCTAAGAATTGATCAGAATTTAGGCAGTATTGAAGAGGGTAAAGATGCTGATCTAGTTTTATGGAGCCATCACCCGTTCCACTATCTTGCGAAGCCAAAATGGACTATGGTCGGGGGAGAAATTGTTTTTAGCGAATCGTAGAATTTTGTAGAAAAATGCCTAAAAATTTCATAGAAATTTAAGCAAAAAATCTATTCCTTTTTTGCTTATTTTCTTGTATGATACTCTCAATGGAAACATAGCAAAGGTGTTTATAGGTTTCTTGGCATTTTTTACCACAAAAAAAGAGCTATGTCGTTACCTAAACCAACTAAATGTAGGGCGTTGGAGTCGTAGTTGCCCTTATGAGCTAGTAGAATTTATGGATATAAATTCTGATTAGTTAAAAAACAATACAATAAGGCAGTATCTGCTAAGGAGATCTTCATCACTTTCATAGTAGAAGGATAAAAATTTTCGTTTAAATTAGATAGATGGTTCTTATTTGTATAGCTCCACCCCTTTAAAAAACAAAATAATACAGGGAAGGCAAATGGTGCGCCACCAGGTAACTGGTTCTAGTGGGTTCGATTCCCACCCCGAAATTTTTTATCCAAAAAAATTTCGAGGGTGGGCCGCTTCTTTAGACATGGGATCGGATTGCCCTAATTGGAGGGATATTCATGCTGAAGAAACGTGATCTTCATGATAGCCACGCTTTATTTGAACTAATGACGCACCCTGATGTCTTCCCGTTTGTGCGCCAAAAAGCAGGATCTTATGAAGAATATATGTTTATTACAAAACAAACAATCGAGGCGGAAGAGCGTGGTGAATTAATTTCACGAACTATTCTTGATGAATGGGGCTCCCCAATCGGAACTATTAATTTATATGATATTGAAAATAATGCCGGATTTTTAGGAACCTGGCTTGGGAAGCCTTATCATGGAAAAGGATATAACAGCCCCGCAAAAGATACTTTTTTTCAGGAGCTTTTCTACGAAATGGGAATAGAGACGATCTTTATGAGAATTAGAAAAGTAAATATTCGTTCCATAAAAGCCGTGGAAAAACTGCCATATGCGGTTAAAGCAAATGAATCAAGAATAAATATTTATAATCAATTAAATGCTAATGGTGATATTTACGATCTATACGAAATCCCCAAAGATCAATTTACACTCCATATTATGAGGTCTGCTGTAATAGAAGATGAGCAATCTGAATTGTTAGAAGCATAGTATAAATTCTTATATTATAAAGGAAAGGCTAAATCGTTATAACGATTTAGCCTTTCCTTTTTTTGTTAATCTATCATATTTTGTTCAAGCGATTCATCCACTTCACTTATTCCCATTTGGAGCAAAAAGTCTTCTAATTCCTCATTCGTCAATGTTTCAAAACGCCCATCATGAAAAAAAACTTGAGTTTGATTCGGATTTATTCTGTTTAAATTAAAACTCATTAGTAAAGCTCCTTTCATAGATGAATAATATTTATTATCTACAATAGAGGCTATATTCATTCAAGCACTGTTACTACAGGTTTTATTAGGTTTGGCTAATGCTGTAATTTACGAAAGAATTTTTTATAGGTTTAGTACGTGCAACCTGTGATATAATATCTCTCGTTACTTAATAGAAATTGGGGATTTTAAGATGAATCAAACCTACTCAAAAAGTGAAAAACTTCGCAAGCTTATTTTAATCCTAATACCCATTTTGATCACTCAACTTGGATTATTTTCGATGAACTTTTTTGATATTACAATGTCTGGACATTACAGCCCAGCTGACCTAGCAGGGGTTGCTATTGGATCTTCCATTTGGCTTCCAGTCTTCACTGGTCTAAGTGGAATTCTGCTTGCTGTAACACCAATTGTTGCTCATTTAGTAGGTAGCAAGCAAAGTGAAAATGTGGCCTTTTCGGTTATTCAAGGACTTTATTTATCTATTTTTATAGCATTCGTTGTCATTCTTATAGGGTCCTTTACATTAGACCCGCTGTTAATTGGCATGAACCTTGAGCCACATGTAAGGCAAATTGCCCATGATTATCTTGTTTCCTTAAGTTTTGGTATGATTCCCTTGTTTGCTTATAATGTACTTCGCTCATTTATTGACGCTCTTGGAAAAACCCGTACAACCATGATTATTACGATGACCTCATTACCTATTAACGCCCTTTTAAATTATTTATTTATTTTTGGAAAGTATAGGTTTCCTGAATTAGGTGGCGTCGGATCTGGAGTTGCAACAGCGATTACGTACTGGATAATTACACTTATTGCTATTTATATCATTCACAAACATCATCTATTTTCAAAATTTTTAGTTTTTAAAACATTCTATCGCTTTTCTTTTTCAAAATGGCGAGAAATTTTAGGAATTGGCGTTCCAATTGGTTTATCTATTTTTTTTGAAACAAGTATTTTCGCTGCAGTTACATTATTGATGAGTGGCTTTGATACAAATATTATCGCAAGTCATCAAGCAGCGATGAACTTTGCTACCTTTTTATATATGCTACCCCTCAGTATATCGATGGCATTGACGATTTTGGTTGGTTTTGAAGTTGGGGCTGGTCGACTTGGAGATGCTAAAGAATATAGCTGGCTTGGTGTAGGGATAGCCTTATTACTTGCAACCTTTTGCGGAATTGTTTTGCTTTTATTCCGGACAAAAATTGCCGGTTTATATACAAATGACCCAGCAGTAATAAATTTAACAGCACATTTTTTATTATATGCTTTATTTTTCCAACTTTCTGATGCAATTCAAGCTCCTGTTCAAGGATCGCTTAGAGGATATAAAGATGTTAATGTTACATTTGTGATGTCGTTAATTTCCTATTGGGTGATTGGATTGCCATTAGGGTATGTTATGGCTAACTACACTGGATTTGGTGCTTTTGGCTATTGGATTGGCTTAATTTTCGGCCTTGCTGCCGGTGCTATATGCCTTTCAAGCAGATTAATTTGGGTTCAAAAAAGAAAATACCAACCACATAGTATGAAAAAGTCCTGATTCATTAAATAAGTAGTTCCGTTTTTGTGGAGAAACATTTTGGCCTAGAAATAAGCAAATCAGTTAACATACAAATTGGTACTACAACATAGTCAATATAAAAAGGCGACTTAAAATTCACATTGAATTTTAAAGTCGTCTTTTTTAATACAGTTATATATTCTTATTGAAAAAAAGAAAATTTTTCAGTGCCCTCCCTTAAGCGTCGCTGAGTCTTCACCAATGTCATTAAATAGAGGCCTTTTGGAATCAATGGTGGTCTTTGGATGTTTTCAGACTTTTCTACTTTATCTACCTAAGTTGATTGGAGCGGAGGGCACTTGACTCCTGCGGGATTAGAGGGAATGGTAGACCCCACAGGCGTTACGCGAGGCTGCTGAAAAACTGGCGAATTTTTATTTTTCTCATTGGATGTGGATAAAAAAAGCAGCTAGTTGTCCAAATTTTGGATAACTAGCTGCTTTTTTCTTGGTTACTTTTATATTCTATCTTATCTTTTCTCAGAGAGGAGCTTTATAATCCTCTTGAGATTGACTGCGAATATCGCTGTAGCTCCTTGTATTTCCATGCCAAATAGACCCATAGATGACGCCACATCATACCCGTGTCTATGTTTAAGTTCACTATTTTTCGCCTCAATTTTATAGCGTGTTTTCGCTAGGTTTTTAAAGCTTCCGTATTTTGAAACGCTTCTTGACCTGTATGTTCCGTTGATTTGATGGTTACTGAATAGGACTTACTTTTCGCTCCTTCTTTATAACATCCTTCACGGAAAGGACAAACAGCACATTTTTTAATATCGAAAAGGTACTTGATTCTAGGGTTTTTATCTTGATTCTTTCTTTCTTCATATTTTTTTCGAATGGCCATATGCCCGGCTTTACAAACATACATCCCTGCATCTTTATTAAAATTAAATTCATCTTCTTTTGTTCTTCTACCATATGTAATAAGTGGATGCAGTCTAGAAACAAGTGTTAATTGGTGTTCTTTTGTATAACAAATATTATTTTTCTCAGAGTAGGCAGTATCCCCAATAATTGTATTAATTTCCATTCCTGTTGCTTGGCTTTTTTTAATTAATTCCTGCAGATATTTTCCATCATTTTTTTCACCTGTTGTCACAACTGCAGCTGTAATAATTCGTTCATCACTCATTGCAATATGCGTTTTGTAGCCAAAAAAAGAAGAATCAGCTGTTTTATGTCCTACACGTGCGTCTGAGTCTGTTGAAAAAGCCAGTTGTTCTGTATAATCTTCCACTACTTCTTTTAGTACATTTAATTTTTCCTTTACAGCTGGGGTTGCCGCAATTTTAGGTTCTGACTCGACAACAGAAATGATTTGACGGCAATAATTTAATTCATCTGTTACTTCGTTAGAAGTTGTTTTGGATGGGAATTTCTCTTTCATGGATTCATCGAACTGATAAACGGCTTTTCGCACATTTTTTGATTTCTCCTGCAAAAATTCTCTCGGTGATTTTTGGTTATAACGTGCTTTTGTATGTGTAGCATCAACAATAATGGTTTTATTTTTAATAATTTCCTTTTCAATTGCAATCTCAACGGTCTTTCCAATGAGCATATCTAATAAACCCACATCTTGAAGACGGAGTTTACGGAATTTTGTTAAAGAACTTGGGTCAATTACGGAATCTTCTGGTGCCATATCGAGGAAATATTTAAACGACATATCATATTTTGAACGTTCTACTACATCTATATCTGACAAATCATAAATTGATTTAAGCAATAGATATTTGAACATACGTATCGGTGACACTGCATTCCGACCGTTATCAAGACAATATTTCGTTTTTAATTCTTCAAGAATAAATGAAAAGTCAACTAGTTTATTGATTTGGCGAAGCATATTATCCTCTGGAACTACGAGATCAAAAATAGCTAAATATGGACTGAAATTGAGAGATTCTTGATTGGAAATCATTTAGATATCACCTACATACATTTAATATCATTATTATAAGACAAATAGGCAGTTGAAAGTTTGATTAATTCAAACTTTCAACTGCCTAAAAAAATGGGACTTTTTCAGTGGCCTCCGTTACGCCGAGGAGGCTCCCATCCCTCCCCGCGGAAAGCAAGTGCCCGGAGCGGAAAGCAACGGGCAAAGTTGTGGTCAAATACAATCAACAGGG
The Neobacillus sp. PS3-40 genome window above contains:
- a CDS encoding ABC transporter permease subunit yields the protein MSQWKTLFQKELVEMWRNFKWIWVPITFILLGVKEPLSSYYLPQIIDSLGGLPKGAVIKIPTPSSAEVLVQGLSQYTTIGVLIIVLTTMGILAGERKSGVAAMILVKPVSYSSFVTAKWAGSLLLMLSSFLVGYFSTWYYTGILFEWIPIADLFQSFFYYGLWFTVVLTLVIFFSASLLNPGMAAFLSLAVVIVVSLISSSFSNWLKWSPVQLIDYANKLLMTGDLSEDILPTVLIALICIVILLIISFSIFRRKELAS
- a CDS encoding ABC transporter ATP-binding protein encodes the protein MTLIEIKGLKKSFKGTHVIKDLNFSLEKGKCTALLGPNGAGKTTTLRILSGLMKPTEGTYTFADMKKGEDVRHLIGYLPQFPVYYNWMSGIEFLEYVGKLAGLNREMVKERSLELLQVVGILEAKNQRIGKYSGGMKQRLGIAQALIHRPQLLMLDEPVSALDPFGRREVLQLLEELKKETTILFSTHILNDAQEICDKILFLHNGLIVESGTMEELLTRHQQSNIDFTFQNNADEYARMFEGDDLVNSICVEGRKVTISVNNIECARQKFIKKMIENNWPLVKFEISSMTLEDVFMKVVGK
- a CDS encoding PLD nuclease N-terminal domain-containing protein — its product is MDVLVNLNWALLAPVIIIQLILLVVSLVDLIRIERTNGPKWLWVVIILFVNIIGPILYFVIGRRNN
- a CDS encoding DUF4870 domain-containing protein, with translation MINSEERLLGAAIYAVSLFAPILGPLIIWLLKRKESTFIEYHGKEYFNFLISYSIYTIISLILTIVVIGFIGLWILGILAFVFTIVAAVKAYEGNEYRIPWIIRFIK
- a CDS encoding amidohydrolase codes for the protein MTKTLLKNATVYPITSKPIFRSDVLVEDGKIIKVGTNLTTDTDVKIIDCGELFLLPGFIDVHTHLGLYDEGTGWAGNDANETAEALTPHIRAIDGAYPLDPAFGDALRSGITTVHIMPGSANVIGGTTSVIKTTGKNIKKMIVQEIAGLKIALGENPKRIHSHGNNDSITRMGIMGMLREAFYQAIHTDNPDDLRVAPLVMALKREIPVRIHAHRADDIITAIRFAEEFQLDLRIEHCTEGHLVASELANLGLKVAVGPTLTRKSKVELKNKTWKTYQELSRHGVEVSIVTDHPYTPIQFLNICAGIAVREGLPEQKALEGITILPAKNLRIDQNLGSIEEGKDADLVLWSHHPFHYLAKPKWTMVGGEIVFSES
- a CDS encoding GNAT family N-acetyltransferase, whose protein sequence is MLKKRDLHDSHALFELMTHPDVFPFVRQKAGSYEEYMFITKQTIEAEERGELISRTILDEWGSPIGTINLYDIENNAGFLGTWLGKPYHGKGYNSPAKDTFFQELFYEMGIETIFMRIRKVNIRSIKAVEKLPYAVKANESRINIYNQLNANGDIYDLYEIPKDQFTLHIMRSAVIEDEQSELLEA
- a CDS encoding MATE family efflux transporter is translated as MNQTYSKSEKLRKLILILIPILITQLGLFSMNFFDITMSGHYSPADLAGVAIGSSIWLPVFTGLSGILLAVTPIVAHLVGSKQSENVAFSVIQGLYLSIFIAFVVILIGSFTLDPLLIGMNLEPHVRQIAHDYLVSLSFGMIPLFAYNVLRSFIDALGKTRTTMIITMTSLPINALLNYLFIFGKYRFPELGGVGSGVATAITYWIITLIAIYIIHKHHLFSKFLVFKTFYRFSFSKWREILGIGVPIGLSIFFETSIFAAVTLLMSGFDTNIIASHQAAMNFATFLYMLPLSISMALTILVGFEVGAGRLGDAKEYSWLGVGIALLLATFCGIVLLLFRTKIAGLYTNDPAVINLTAHFLLYALFFQLSDAIQAPVQGSLRGYKDVNVTFVMSLISYWVIGLPLGYVMANYTGFGAFGYWIGLIFGLAAGAICLSSRLIWVQKRKYQPHSMKKS